A genomic stretch from Sulfurihydrogenibium azorense Az-Fu1 includes:
- a CDS encoding MlaE family ABC transporter permease — MFFTKFVEHTGEITLFFIKTLIATFKRFPKLKHILKYMEDIGVNAALLIILTGFFTGGVLVVETYPTFHKFNAEYLMGALVSLSLARELSPVLVALLVTARSGSAIAANIGTMRITEQIDALEVMAVNPYSYLVSPRLIAAVVMVPALTVLSYVSGVIGGYFTSVYIYGINEYMYWEKLKDFTELKDIFGGLYKAAVFGAVLTIVTSYFGYITKGGAEGVGRSTTTAVVVASVLILILDYFLTALIY; from the coding sequence ATGTTTTTTACAAAGTTTGTGGAACACACAGGAGAGATAACTTTATTCTTTATAAAAACATTGATTGCCACTTTTAAGAGATTCCCAAAATTAAAGCATATTTTAAAGTATATGGAAGATATTGGTGTAAATGCCGCCTTACTTATAATTTTAACAGGATTTTTTACCGGTGGTGTTTTGGTTGTTGAGACCTATCCAACTTTCCATAAGTTTAACGCAGAGTATTTGATGGGTGCTTTAGTATCTCTCTCTTTGGCAAGGGAGCTTTCTCCGGTTTTAGTCGCTCTTCTTGTAACTGCAAGGTCCGGTTCTGCAATTGCTGCAAACATCGGTACAATGAGAATAACAGAACAAATAGATGCCCTTGAAGTTATGGCTGTAAATCCATACAGTTATCTTGTTTCTCCAAGACTGATTGCAGCTGTAGTAATGGTTCCTGCATTAACTGTTTTGTCTTATGTAAGTGGTGTTATAGGTGGTTATTTTACCTCTGTTTACATATACGGAATAAACGAGTATATGTACTGGGAAAAGTTAAAGGATTTTACAGAGTTAAAAGACATCTTTGGTGGACTTTATAAAGCAGCTGTTTTTGGAGCTGTTTTGACTATTGTAACATCATACTTTGGTTATATCACAAAAGGAGGAGCAGAAGGAGTTGGAAGGTCTACAACAACAGCTGTGGTAGTGGCTTCCGTTTTAATACTCATACTTGACTACTTCTTAACAGCTCTCATTTACTGA
- a CDS encoding LptF/LptG family permease: protein MKILDRYIYEKLTVYFLIVFPAFSLVSVFVELIEILRKSKVQDFNLILIYILAKLPENFYYIVPISLIISAFVVANEIVKSREIYPILLNGISINYISTRIVIFSIFISFLQVLNLEVLMPKSNKVYVETYQKLKNQPLEDEKAIAYNLWLRLDEKNFIYFDFFDLEKKVGKEIVLISMDENFLPTNRWEAESFKVESNSLTLLRGKEITVKSIEDVKVSKFDEKKVYVSVDPEKIKKLIKEKKPVSITQLYKVAKIAQNYGYDASYFWSKFYQKLATVISPFILTVFAVGFIWRKNKFITLAGFLSTVLYWYGTSIVSAIASVGNIPYYFIFSFDVLFLSIGFYLMFKTKHPEL, encoded by the coding sequence ATGAAAATACTAGATAGATACATATACGAAAAACTAACAGTTTACTTTTTAATAGTATTTCCTGCTTTTTCTTTAGTGTCGGTTTTTGTTGAGCTTATAGAGATTCTTAGAAAATCAAAGGTTCAGGACTTTAATTTAATATTGATTTACATTCTGGCAAAACTTCCAGAAAATTTTTACTACATTGTTCCAATCTCTTTGATTATATCTGCTTTTGTTGTAGCAAATGAGATTGTAAAATCAAGAGAGATTTACCCTATACTGTTAAATGGTATATCTATCAACTACATATCTACAAGAATAGTAATTTTTTCTATTTTTATTTCTTTTTTACAGGTTCTAAATCTTGAGGTTTTAATGCCAAAGTCTAACAAAGTGTATGTAGAGACTTACCAGAAACTAAAAAATCAGCCTCTGGAAGATGAAAAAGCCATAGCTTACAACCTCTGGCTTAGGTTAGATGAAAAAAATTTTATATACTTTGATTTTTTTGATTTAGAGAAGAAAGTTGGTAAAGAGATAGTTCTTATAAGTATGGATGAAAACTTTTTACCTACAAACAGGTGGGAAGCTGAAAGTTTTAAAGTAGAGTCAAACAGTTTAACCCTTTTGAGAGGGAAAGAGATTACTGTAAAGTCTATAGAAGATGTAAAAGTAAGTAAATTTGATGAAAAAAAAGTGTATGTAAGTGTTGACCCGGAAAAGATAAAAAAACTTATTAAAGAGAAAAAGCCAGTATCTATTACTCAACTTTACAAAGTTGCAAAAATAGCTCAAAACTACGGATACGATGCATCTTACTTTTGGAGTAAATTTTATCAAAAGTTAGCAACTGTGATATCTCCTTTTATTTTAACTGTTTTTGCAGTTGGTTTTATATGGAGAAAAAACAAGTTTATAACGTTAGCTGGCTTTTTGTCTACTGTGCTTTACTGGTATGGGACTTCGATAGTCTCTGCTATAGCTTCAGTTGGAAATATCCCTTACTACTTTATATTTTCTTTTGATGTTTTGTTCTTAAGTATAGGATTTTATCTAATGTTTAAAACTAAACATCCTGAGCTTTAG
- the pheA gene encoding prephenate dehydratase, translating to MEYQEELKNLRKEIDDIDQTILQLLNKRALLAKQVGEIKKKNNLPIFVPSREKEIFERLEKLNTGPLSNDVIKHIFREIISACRSVEENIKVAYLGPKATFTHQASLKYFGSAVDHIPVSTIKDVFEEIAKKKVNYGVVPVENTIEGVVNYTLDMFLDYDLKIIGEVILEISLHLMSINPNINEIQRIYSHKFAIAECRDWLQKNMPNAQIIEVESTAKAAEMARDDYEAAAIASESAAIVYGLHILERKIDKHLYNYTRFLIIGNEIPQPTGKDKTTFIFSVKNEVGALYKALEPFYKNQINMTKIESRPSKKEAWDYIFFTDIEGHIHEEKVSKTLEELKSSVPFFKILGSYPKAQDV from the coding sequence ATGGAGTATCAAGAAGAGTTAAAAAATCTTCGAAAAGAGATAGACGATATAGACCAAACCATACTGCAACTTTTAAACAAAAGGGCTTTACTTGCAAAACAAGTAGGAGAAATAAAGAAAAAAAACAATCTTCCGATATTTGTTCCAAGTAGAGAAAAAGAAATTTTTGAAAGATTAGAAAAATTAAACACAGGACCCCTTTCAAACGATGTAATAAAACATATTTTTAGAGAAATAATATCCGCATGTAGAAGTGTTGAAGAGAATATAAAAGTTGCCTACCTTGGACCAAAGGCTACATTTACCCATCAGGCAAGTTTAAAATACTTTGGAAGTGCAGTTGACCACATTCCTGTCTCAACTATCAAAGATGTGTTTGAAGAGATTGCCAAAAAGAAAGTAAACTACGGCGTTGTTCCCGTTGAAAACACTATAGAAGGCGTTGTTAACTACACTCTTGATATGTTTTTGGATTACGATTTAAAAATTATTGGAGAAGTTATACTAGAGATATCCCTTCATCTAATGAGTATAAACCCAAATATAAACGAAATCCAAAGGATATACAGTCATAAGTTTGCAATAGCTGAGTGTAGAGATTGGCTTCAAAAAAATATGCCAAATGCCCAGATAATAGAAGTAGAAAGTACAGCAAAAGCAGCAGAGATGGCAAGGGACGATTACGAAGCTGCAGCTATAGCAAGTGAATCAGCTGCAATAGTCTATGGGCTTCATATACTAGAAAGGAAAATTGATAAACACCTTTATAACTACACAAGATTTTTGATAATAGGAAATGAGATACCACAGCCCACAGGAAAAGACAAAACAACGTTTATCTTTTCAGTAAAAAATGAAGTAGGAGCTCTCTACAAAGCTTTAGAGCCTTTCTACAAAAACCAGATAAATATGACAAAAATTGAGTCAAGACCTTCTAAAAAAGAAGCTTGGGACTACATATTTTTCACAGACATAGAAGGACACATCCATGAAGAAAAAGTATCTAAAACATTAGAAGAGCTAAAAAGCAGTGTACCTTTTTTTAAAATTTTAGGGTCTTACCCTAAAGCTCAGGATGTTTAG
- a CDS encoding inositol monophosphatase family protein: MNDFVQVAKEAALIGGGILKENFRKVKKSDVESKGIKDFVTYVDKLSEERIRSYILSKYPDHSFLGEEDGKFGNSDYVWVVDPLDGTKNYICGFEIFAVSVALIHKGDIIAGSIYVPILDKLYWAGKGEGAYLNGEKIKVSDRPVEAAVVSTGFPFREIKELDSYLSMLKDAMITFSGVRRPGAAAVDLALVAEGVFDGFFEMKLSIWDIAAGILLIKEAGGMCTNFEGGEDFSSGDIIAGGEKIYKILFDIVNKRG; encoded by the coding sequence TTGAACGATTTTGTACAGGTAGCAAAAGAGGCAGCTTTAATAGGAGGAGGAATCCTTAAAGAAAACTTTAGAAAAGTTAAAAAATCTGATGTAGAAAGTAAAGGAATAAAAGATTTTGTTACCTACGTAGACAAGCTTTCTGAAGAGAGGATAAGAAGTTACATACTTTCAAAGTATCCCGACCACTCTTTTTTAGGAGAAGAAGACGGAAAGTTTGGAAATAGTGATTATGTATGGGTAGTAGACCCTTTAGATGGCACAAAGAATTATATCTGTGGATTTGAGATTTTTGCTGTATCTGTTGCCTTAATTCACAAGGGCGACATTATAGCAGGAAGTATCTACGTACCTATTTTAGACAAACTTTACTGGGCAGGAAAAGGAGAAGGTGCTTACCTAAACGGAGAAAAGATTAAAGTATCAGATAGACCTGTAGAGGCAGCTGTCGTATCAACAGGTTTTCCTTTTAGAGAGATAAAAGAGTTAGATAGTTATCTTTCTATGTTAAAGGATGCAATGATTACCTTCTCAGGTGTTAGAAGACCGGGAGCTGCTGCCGTAGATTTGGCGTTAGTAGCAGAGGGGGTTTTTGACGGATTTTTCGAGATGAAGTTATCAATATGGGATATAGCAGCAGGAATACTCCTAATAAAAGAAGCAGGAGGAATGTGTACTAACTTTGAAGGAGGAGAGGACTTTTCATCGGGAGACATAATAGCAGGAGGAGAAAAGATTTATAAGATTCTTTTTGATATTGTTAATAAAAGAGGATAA
- a CDS encoding phosphoglycerate kinase, whose product MFDGYLTLKDVDVSGKRVFVRVDYNVPLDEYGNIVDDVRIRETIPTINYLLDRNAKIILASHLGRPKGKPDPKYSLYPVAKRLERLLGKEVKFLPDCIGKEVEEVVFNMKEGDIILLENLRFHKEEETNDPDFAKKLASLAEIYVIDAFGTCHRKHSSVYGIKDFIQPVVMGFLLERELEYFRKALLNPQRPVVAFLGGSKVSSKLGVIEFLIDKVDKIFIGGAMAFTFIKAMGYNVGSSLVEDDMLEKALEIIEKAKQKDVKFYLPVDFVCGQAVSDQTPVIEVPWQEIPKGWLGLDIGHASIVLIKEILKDVQTIVWNGPMGVFEIEKFKMGTFELAHAIAESPALSIAGGGDTDYAIHKAGVVDKISYLSTGGGAFLELLEGKQLPCLQAITKKET is encoded by the coding sequence ATGTTTGATGGTTATCTAACATTAAAGGACGTAGATGTATCTGGAAAGAGAGTTTTTGTAAGGGTTGATTACAACGTACCATTAGATGAATATGGTAATATTGTTGATGATGTAAGAATAAGAGAAACTATACCTACTATAAACTACCTTTTAGATAGAAATGCAAAAATAATTCTCGCTTCCCATCTTGGAAGACCAAAAGGAAAACCTGACCCTAAATACTCCTTATATCCCGTTGCAAAAAGGTTAGAAAGGTTGTTAGGTAAAGAGGTTAAATTTTTACCAGACTGTATAGGTAAAGAAGTTGAAGAAGTAGTTTTTAATATGAAAGAAGGAGATATAATCCTATTAGAAAACTTAAGATTTCACAAAGAGGAAGAAACTAACGACCCAGATTTTGCTAAAAAACTCGCTTCTTTAGCAGAAATCTATGTAATAGATGCATTTGGGACTTGTCATAGAAAACATTCTTCTGTTTACGGAATAAAAGACTTTATTCAACCTGTTGTTATGGGATTTTTACTTGAAAGAGAGCTTGAGTACTTTAGAAAAGCTCTTTTAAACCCACAAAGACCCGTAGTAGCTTTCTTAGGAGGGTCTAAAGTATCATCTAAGTTAGGTGTGATAGAGTTTTTAATAGATAAAGTTGACAAGATTTTTATTGGTGGAGCTATGGCTTTTACTTTTATAAAAGCTATGGGATACAACGTAGGTTCGTCATTAGTTGAAGATGATATGCTTGAAAAAGCATTAGAAATTATAGAAAAAGCAAAACAAAAAGATGTAAAGTTTTACCTTCCAGTAGACTTTGTCTGTGGTCAAGCAGTTTCAGACCAAACACCTGTTATAGAAGTACCATGGCAAGAAATACCAAAAGGCTGGCTTGGTCTTGATATAGGCCATGCTTCTATAGTCCTTATAAAAGAGATATTAAAAGATGTTCAAACGATAGTATGGAACGGACCTATGGGAGTATTTGAGATAGAAAAGTTTAAAATGGGTACATTTGAACTTGCCCATGCAATAGCAGAATCTCCTGCTTTATCTATAGCAGGTGGTGGAGATACAGACTACGCTATTCATAAGGCAGGAGTAGTAGACAAAATCAGTTATCTTTCTACAGGAGGAGGAGCTTTCTTAGAACTTCTTGAAGGTAAACAGCTACCTTGTTTACAAGCTATAACAAAAAAGGAGACGTAG
- the guaB gene encoding IMP dehydrogenase, producing MLTFPVEEALTFDDVLLLPQKSDVLPHETDVSSYLTPNIKVNIPLVSAAMDTVTEHRLAIALAREGGIGIIHRNMSIEDQMYEVEKVKKAESGMITDPVTIKPNQTVQEALNIMSIYKISGVPVVDDENKLVGILTNRDLRFIHKKDYNKPVYEFMTKAPLITAKEGISLDDAIEILQKHKVEKLPVVDDNGVLKGLITIKDIVKRKKYPNACKDAAGRLRVGAAVGVGPDVMERVKALVSVKVDVIVVDTAHGHSVRVLETVERIKSEFPNLDVIGGNIATAEAAEDLIKAGADGVKVGIGPGSICTTRVVAGIGVPQITAIAKCAQVTKKYGKTLIADGGIRYSGDIVKAIAAGADTVMLGSLFAGTEEAPGDRIFYQGRSYKVYRGMGSLGAMKARFSSDRYSQENVEKFVPEGIEGRIPFKGPLSDVVYQLVGGLRAGMGYTGCRNIKELQEKTKFIKITNAGLRESHAHDIYITQEAPNYWID from the coding sequence TTGCTTACATTCCCAGTAGAAGAAGCACTAACTTTTGACGATGTTTTACTATTACCGCAAAAATCAGATGTATTGCCCCATGAAACAGATGTTAGCTCATACTTAACTCCAAATATAAAAGTAAACATTCCCCTTGTATCAGCTGCAATGGACACAGTTACAGAACACAGACTTGCAATAGCTCTTGCAAGGGAAGGTGGTATAGGTATAATCCACAGGAATATGTCTATTGAAGACCAAATGTACGAGGTTGAAAAGGTAAAGAAAGCAGAAAGTGGTATGATAACAGACCCAGTAACTATAAAACCAAATCAAACTGTTCAAGAAGCTCTAAACATCATGTCTATCTATAAAATATCGGGTGTTCCTGTAGTAGACGATGAAAACAAGCTTGTAGGAATACTTACTAACAGAGACTTAAGATTTATACACAAAAAAGACTACAACAAACCAGTTTACGAGTTTATGACAAAAGCTCCTCTTATAACTGCAAAAGAAGGAATATCCCTTGATGATGCAATAGAGATACTTCAAAAACACAAAGTAGAAAAACTACCTGTAGTAGATGATAACGGTGTTTTAAAAGGTTTAATTACTATAAAAGACATAGTAAAAAGAAAGAAGTATCCTAACGCTTGTAAAGACGCAGCTGGAAGGTTGAGAGTAGGAGCTGCAGTAGGAGTTGGTCCTGATGTTATGGAAAGGGTTAAAGCCTTAGTTTCTGTAAAGGTTGACGTCATAGTTGTAGATACAGCCCATGGTCATTCAGTAAGGGTTTTAGAGACAGTAGAAAGAATAAAGTCTGAGTTTCCTAACCTCGATGTCATAGGTGGAAATATAGCTACAGCAGAAGCTGCAGAAGATTTAATAAAAGCAGGAGCTGACGGTGTAAAAGTAGGAATAGGACCTGGTTCTATCTGTACAACAAGGGTTGTAGCTGGAATAGGTGTTCCTCAGATTACAGCCATTGCAAAATGTGCCCAAGTAACTAAAAAATACGGTAAAACTTTAATTGCTGACGGTGGTATTAGATACTCTGGAGATATAGTAAAAGCTATAGCAGCAGGAGCTGATACAGTAATGCTTGGAAGTCTTTTTGCTGGAACAGAAGAAGCTCCGGGAGACAGAATATTTTACCAAGGAAGGTCTTACAAAGTTTATAGAGGAATGGGATCTCTTGGTGCAATGAAAGCAAGATTTAGTAGTGATAGATACTCTCAAGAGAATGTTGAAAAGTTTGTTCCAGAAGGAATAGAAGGGAGAATACCTTTCAAAGGACCACTGTCTGACGTTGTTTACCAACTTGTTGGCGGATTGAGAGCAGGTATGGGATACACAGGATGTAGAAATATAAAAGAACTTCAAGAAAAAACTAAATTTATCAAGATAACAAACGCTGGATTAAGAGAGTCCCATGCCCACGACATATACATAACACAAGAAGCACCTAACTATTGGATAGATTAG
- a CDS encoding IS200/IS605 family accessory protein TnpB-related protein, protein MITLHCKLTFENEKDKQTLINLMRKFSSCFKYSYNRLLEGHSRKDLKKDLQKMFNINSRYVDDAIFKAKWLINNCIEREQNPKKVIFGGKRLFQLLKNKHINGKYREKLKQKWQDRRKHCLYSRGDKSKKGNLNTRIEFEKDKIILRINTGERNWIKANIKRAVNRQNDKWTNFIADLIQANQTNQYFPYSVEIRKINNDFYAFINYEEIKTEEPIITKDNGVIGIDINANPFHIAMAFVKKDGNLENIEKLYLHNLLNKTKNQREYISWQIAHQITDIAKERNKAIAIENLKDIPKGSKGDGSKKLRKIKQQWIYKGLLDKIKILAKRKRIQVIQVNPAYTSIVGSLKYAPQYNLDKDIAGAFVIGRKALGFKEKLPKNYEKLITDREYLNFAQDRLQEEKQKTQEKLKTENNQYKRKPIIKNINDLSKQIRIIQSLYSEPQTQEAVNQRKEQMRGLYWTSYKLWQVVKVALTIPILGKSLSRDLSPLKPILVEGDWDRVVNKSCFKTKEAIEDLKHDLGIVPTSWGRGYDASKIPPAGGCLHLNKAEYKYPSPECMNL, encoded by the coding sequence ATGATAACACTACACTGCAAACTAACTTTTGAAAACGAAAAAGACAAACAAACGTTGATAAACCTAATGAGAAAATTCTCTTCCTGCTTTAAATACTCATACAACAGACTACTTGAAGGACACTCAAGAAAAGACCTTAAAAAAGATTTACAAAAAATGTTTAACATAAACTCAAGATACGTAGACGATGCAATATTCAAAGCAAAGTGGCTAATAAACAACTGTATAGAAAGAGAACAAAATCCTAAAAAAGTTATATTTGGAGGTAAAAGACTATTTCAACTCCTTAAAAACAAACACATAAACGGAAAATACAGAGAAAAACTAAAACAAAAATGGCAAGATAGAAGAAAGCACTGCCTATACTCAAGAGGAGATAAATCTAAAAAAGGAAACCTAAATACAAGAATAGAATTTGAGAAAGATAAAATAATATTAAGAATAAACACAGGAGAAAGAAACTGGATAAAAGCAAACATAAAAAGAGCAGTAAACAGACAAAACGATAAATGGACTAACTTCATAGCAGACCTAATACAAGCAAACCAAACAAACCAGTATTTCCCATACTCAGTAGAGATAAGAAAGATAAACAACGATTTCTACGCATTTATAAACTACGAAGAAATAAAGACAGAAGAACCAATAATAACAAAAGACAACGGAGTAATAGGGATAGACATAAACGCAAATCCATTTCACATAGCAATGGCTTTTGTAAAGAAAGATGGCAATTTAGAAAATATAGAGAAATTATATTTACACAATCTTTTAAACAAGACAAAAAACCAAAGAGAATACATATCTTGGCAAATAGCACACCAAATAACAGACATTGCTAAAGAAAGAAATAAGGCAATAGCAATAGAAAACTTAAAAGACATACCAAAAGGCAGTAAAGGAGATGGGAGTAAGAAACTGAGAAAAATAAAACAACAATGGATATACAAAGGCTTGTTAGACAAGATAAAAATACTTGCCAAAAGAAAGAGAATACAAGTAATACAAGTAAATCCAGCATACACATCTATTGTAGGGTCATTAAAGTATGCACCACAGTATAATTTAGACAAAGACATAGCAGGAGCATTTGTAATAGGAAGAAAAGCATTAGGATTTAAAGAAAAACTACCTAAGAATTACGAAAAACTAATAACAGACAGAGAGTATTTAAACTTTGCACAAGATAGACTACAAGAAGAAAAACAAAAAACACAAGAGAAGTTAAAAACAGAAAACAATCAGTATAAAAGAAAACCAATAATAAAAAATATAAACGATTTAAGTAAACAGATAAGGATAATCCAAAGCCTTTACAGTGAGCCACAGACCCAAGAGGCTGTAAACCAGAGGAAGGAACAGATGAGGGGCTTGTATTGGACAAGCTATAAACTGTGGCAAGTTGTAAAGGTAGCCCTTACTATCCCTATTCTGGGTAAGTCTTTAAGTAGAGACTTATCACCCTTAAAGCCAATACTGGTAGAAGGGGATTGGGATAGGGTAGTAAATAAATCGTGTTTCAAAACCAAAGAGGCAATAGAAGATTTGAAACACGATTTAGGGATAGTTCCTACTTCTTGGGGTAGGGGCTATGATGCAAGCAAAATACCGCCAGCTGGGGGTTGCTTGCATCTGAATAAGGCGGAATACAAATACCCCAGCCCAGAGTGTATGAATCTATAA
- the thrC gene encoding threonine synthase: MAKVKGLKCKECGTEYPVEPIHVCEFCFGPLEIVYDYQEIKKNISKEKIEKGPKSLWRYVDLLPVDNPTVGLSAGFTPLIKAENLGKALGLNNLYIKDDSVNHPTLSFKDRVVAVALSKAKEFGFDTAACASTGNLANSVAAHAASAGMKCYVFIPSNLETNKIIGSLVFNPVVVAVDGNYDDVNRLSSEIANEFGWAFVNINVRPFYSEGSKTLAFEVAEQLGWKIPDTVVAPLASGSLYTKIWKGFNELIEVGLVEGKPPRMLGAQAEGCSPIYQALKEGRDFIKPVKPNTIAKSIAIGNPADGPYAVKVAKESGGDIQIATDQEIIEGIKLLAKTEGIFTETAGGTTIAVLKKFAEAGVFDKDEVVVAYITGNGYKTMEVLEGKLEKPIHIKPSLVEFKEKVINKNQ, encoded by the coding sequence TTGGCAAAAGTAAAGGGGCTTAAATGTAAAGAGTGTGGAACAGAATACCCAGTTGAGCCTATTCACGTTTGTGAGTTTTGTTTTGGTCCTTTAGAGATAGTTTACGACTATCAAGAAATAAAGAAAAATATATCAAAAGAGAAAATAGAAAAAGGTCCAAAAAGTTTATGGAGGTATGTAGACCTTCTTCCTGTAGACAATCCTACAGTAGGTCTATCTGCTGGATTTACACCTTTAATAAAAGCAGAGAACCTCGGAAAAGCCTTAGGTTTAAACAATCTTTATATAAAGGATGACTCTGTAAACCATCCTACTTTATCTTTTAAAGATAGAGTTGTGGCAGTTGCTTTGTCTAAAGCAAAAGAATTTGGTTTTGATACTGCAGCTTGTGCATCTACAGGAAACCTTGCAAACTCTGTTGCAGCCCATGCAGCTTCTGCTGGAATGAAATGTTATGTCTTCATTCCTTCTAACCTTGAAACAAATAAAATAATAGGAAGTCTTGTTTTTAATCCTGTTGTTGTTGCAGTTGATGGTAACTATGACGATGTAAACAGACTTTCTTCTGAGATTGCCAACGAGTTTGGTTGGGCATTTGTCAATATAAACGTAAGACCTTTTTACTCTGAAGGTTCAAAAACTCTTGCCTTTGAAGTTGCAGAGCAGCTTGGTTGGAAGATACCTGATACTGTAGTAGCACCTTTAGCATCTGGTTCTTTATACACTAAAATATGGAAAGGATTTAATGAACTTATAGAAGTTGGCTTAGTAGAAGGAAAACCACCAAGGATGCTTGGAGCTCAAGCGGAAGGTTGTAGTCCAATATACCAAGCACTAAAAGAAGGAAGAGACTTTATAAAGCCAGTAAAACCAAACACAATAGCAAAATCTATAGCTATAGGAAACCCAGCTGACGGTCCTTACGCTGTCAAAGTTGCAAAAGAAAGTGGAGGTGACATACAGATAGCTACAGACCAAGAGATTATAGAAGGAATCAAATTACTTGCAAAAACAGAAGGAATATTCACAGAAACAGCAGGAGGAACAACGATAGCAGTTCTTAAAAAGTTTGCTGAGGCAGGAGTTTTTGATAAAGATGAGGTTGTAGTTGCTTACATTACAGGAAACGGTTATAAAACTATGGAAGTTTTAGAAGGAAAGTTAGAAAAACCTATTCACATAAAACCATCATTAGTAGAGTTTAAAGAGAAAGTTATAAATAAAAATCAGTAA
- a CDS encoding MoaD/ThiS family protein, with protein sequence MAITVRIPTALRRITQGQGEVSVEASNIAELIDALEKEFPGIKERLVDENGEIRKFVNFFVNDEDIRFLQGKDTPLKDGDVVAIIPAIAGGNK encoded by the coding sequence ATGGCAATAACTGTAAGAATACCAACAGCTTTAAGAAGAATTACCCAAGGACAAGGAGAAGTTTCAGTAGAAGCATCTAACATAGCCGAGCTTATAGATGCTTTAGAAAAAGAGTTTCCTGGAATAAAAGAGAGGTTAGTTGACGAAAACGGAGAAATTAGAAAGTTTGTAAACTTTTTTGTTAATGATGAAGATATAAGATTTCTACAAGGTAAAGATACACCTTTAAAAGATGGAGATGTCGTTGCAATTATTCCAGCTATAGCAGGTGGAAATAAATAA
- a CDS encoding NIL domain-containing protein yields MTSMKLKLIYPEEKIKEPLLSKVCKNFNVDINIRKANVQEKIGWLELEFIGSEEEIEKAIQFLVDNNVEVLPIEGQVFIE; encoded by the coding sequence ATGACTTCTATGAAGCTGAAGTTAATATATCCAGAAGAAAAAATTAAAGAACCTTTACTCAGTAAAGTTTGTAAAAATTTTAATGTTGACATAAATATAAGAAAGGCAAATGTACAAGAAAAAATAGGATGGCTTGAACTTGAATTTATAGGGAGTGAAGAAGAGATAGAAAAAGCTATCCAATTTTTAGTGGATAACAATGTAGAAGTACTACCTATAGAAGGTCAAGTATTTATAGAGTAA
- a CDS encoding Ppx/GppA phosphatase family protein — MKPKILVLIDIGTYSTRMLIIAVHNDGSFNEIFSVGRITALGRKLKETGYLQKEAMEETLAVLREYVLIAKEYHPDKIVAVATQACREAKNAQEFLEKVKQLGIDVRVITGEEEASLSFLATSKALNIQDKFVVIDQGGGSTEFSYGEKDKLIKAISFPFGIVNLTERFIKSDPPTKQELESLQEFLKPQIETAYKEMKDANQLVGLGGTITTVVALEKNLYPYDSKKVHGSTLTYDSVKKWFEKLSSMTLAQRKSIPMIEDKRAESIISGIAIFKVAMEIFQKDTIRISEWGVRHGLLLSYLQQL, encoded by the coding sequence ATGAAGCCAAAGATATTAGTACTCATTGACATTGGCACATACTCAACTCGTATGCTGATAATAGCTGTCCATAATGATGGTAGTTTTAATGAAATCTTTTCTGTGGGGAGAATTACAGCTCTGGGTAGAAAATTAAAAGAGACTGGCTACCTACAAAAAGAAGCAATGGAAGAAACGTTAGCAGTTTTAAGAGAGTATGTTTTAATAGCAAAAGAGTACCATCCGGATAAGATAGTGGCAGTTGCAACTCAAGCCTGTAGAGAAGCAAAAAACGCACAAGAATTTTTAGAAAAAGTAAAACAGCTTGGAATAGATGTAAGAGTGATAACAGGGGAAGAAGAAGCTTCCCTCTCCTTTTTGGCAACATCAAAAGCGTTAAACATTCAAGATAAATTTGTAGTGATAGACCAAGGTGGAGGAAGTACAGAGTTTTCTTACGGAGAAAAAGATAAATTAATAAAAGCAATATCTTTCCCTTTTGGAATAGTTAACCTTACAGAGAGGTTTATAAAATCAGACCCACCAACTAAACAAGAGTTAGAATCACTACAAGAATTTTTAAAACCTCAGATAGAGACTGCTTACAAAGAGATGAAAGACGCAAATCAACTGGTAGGTCTTGGAGGGACTATAACAACAGTTGTAGCTCTTGAAAAAAATCTTTACCCTTACGACTCAAAAAAGGTTCACGGCTCAACCTTAACCTATGATAGCGTGAAAAAATGGTTTGAGAAACTCTCATCAATGACTTTAGCTCAAAGAAAATCAATACCTATGATAGAAGATAAAAGGGCTGAGAGTATAATATCCGGGATAGCTATATTTAAAGTTGCAATGGAGATATTCCAGAAGGACACCATAAGAATAAGTGAATGGGGCGTCAGACACGGACTACTTTTATCTTATCTACAACAGTTATGA